The genomic window TGGAGCAATTTGAAATTTGGTAGAAGTATTAAAATTACTGTATAATTCATTCAAATCACTATAGGTATTGGTAGTGTTATCAAAATCGAAAGTTTTTTTATCATCGGTGTTTTTTTCCCAATCTGAAAGCAGTTGGATGTTAATGCTCAACGAATCGGTAATAGGTTCCGAATATTGAAAATTGCCAGAAAACAAATCTTTTTTATTTGCTGATTTTACATTTTGTTCTTGAGTTACATCTTTATCTGGTTCTAATTCAAATAAGATGGTTCGATTTTCAAACGAATTCGAATCAGAATTGGTATTGTCATTCTTAAAATTTGCTGTGAAATACCTCCCTTTTCTCTTCATGGTCTTGAAAACAGAAATATCGTTTACAAAATTAGTTCTATCACTTTCCTCGGAGTTCCATCCATTTGTTTTATTGATTTCTTGGTTGCTTTCATTCCAAGTCCTACCTTCAGATTCCGAGTAGGATTTGCTCAATCCTTTAACGATTTTGGGTCTAATCATCAGTTTGGTTTGAGGCAAAATTTCAGACTCAAAATTAAAATCAAAATTATGATCGGTAGTTTCTCTCTTCGAATCGGAAGTGGATTCAGAACGATTGGAAGTATCAGGTAACAAACTCAAGGATTCAGTCTTATTTTTATTTTCCGACTCCATATTGGTATAATAATAATTCCCGTTGCTTTTTGATTTTTTATACCATTCGTCGGCATAATTCACCCCAATCAAATTCGACTTGATAATACCGCTTCCCCCGCCTACTCTTGGAGCTCTGGAACCATTATTTCGTCCGCCGCCCATATTGTCAAAAACTTCGTCCATAGAAAATCCCGTGGCATTAATATTATTAGCAGAACCCAAAAAGCTAATACGTCTTTTGTCCTTAAAATAACTTGCCAAAACACTACTTTCATACCGCTTATCCGTCCCATAACCCGCCAATAATTTTCCAAAAAAACCTTTGTTTTTGTCTTTTTCGATAGTTAAATTGATACTCGCATTATTCGAGGTCGAAGCTTGCTTGGTAAATTTTTCTTCTTCGGTTTTGGTGTCCGAAACTTGTACTTTTTTGATTAATTCCGCTGGCAGGTTTTGAAGAGCAACTTTCCCATCTTCGCCAAAAAAAGATTTTCCGTTAACTAATATTTGATTGACTTCCTTACCGTTGACGGTGATTTTTTTGTCGGCATCAATTACAACTCCTGGCAATTGTCTTAACAAAGCTTCTACATTGGCATCGGGACGTAACTTGAACGAAGCTGCATTAAATTCTAATGTATCTTTCTTAACACGAACGGGCGGTGCCACTGATTTTATGACAACTTCGTTGAGTGCATTTACTTTTTCGGTCAAAAACAACGAACCAAAATCCTTGTCGGCACTTATTTTGTCTAGGCTTTGCGAAAAATCTTCATAGCCTTCTCCTGATACTTTTAGAATTACTTTTTCGGCTAATTTCTTGGTATCTAATTTAAAAATTCCACTTTTATCAGAAATCGTATAATCAACCACCGAAGAATCTTTGGAACGAATCAAATAAATGGTTGCCGATTCTATAGGCGATTGAGTTTTGTCTTTTAGAATTTTACCTTTTAAAGTAATCGTGTTTTGTGCAAAAGAAGAAAAGCAGCATATTAAAAGAACAAGGAAGCTTAAAGTTATTTTCATAGGTTAATTTTGGTTGTTAATAAGGCAAATAATATTTTCATTGTAAGTTTTTTACCCGCTTCAAACTTAATCATTGATACAGAAAAAAATTACAATTAAATGTTAAATATTGAATTTGGGTTTAATTTACAGAATCATACATGTTCAGATTACTCGATTTATCAACATCCAGATTTATTTTTCCATCCAAAGAAAGCTTTACATCCGAATTATTTTTGACAGTTCCTGATATATTGTTCACTCTGTTTTTTGATTTAACATCTAGTCGAGTTTTATCGAGTTCAACCTCAATAGAATTTAGCTTATCAAAACTAAAATTGATTCGAGAGTTTTTAGCAATCAATTTGATATAATTTGAATTGTTGTTATCACAAACCAAGTCGGCATTTTCTGCTTTTACAAAAACAGAATCTACTTGATAACCCGATAGATATACAAGAGATTTTTCTTTAGCAACACAATGTTTTATATTTTTACAAAAAATATTAGCCACAAAATGAGCTCGAGGTAATTTGTTACGGTCACGTTTAACCCCAAAAACAAAAAGAGTATCATTTCGAACCACAAAAGAAGAAAATCGAGGTTGTTTTGTTTTAAAAAAACTTTGAACAATTTTTCTTTCGGAACCATTTCTCAAATGAATTTGTGCATCAGATTCCGCAACTACAACTGAAAAAGGAGGAAGTGGTTTTACTTGTTCTACAAAATTATGGGTATCATAATATTCGACATAGTATTTGGATCCGATATATAATGCGATAATTCCACTAAAAAGGAAAATCAAAAAAGCGATAAATATTTTGTTAGATGTTTTCATTGTCGTTGTTTTTTATTACTTCTACTAATTCGGTTAAATCGGTGCTGTTGAGTTGGAGCAATTTTACTTTCAGCAGGAAATCGGGTAAATCCTGACTGAAAAAATTGGCTTTTTCATTGGCTTTTATGAGTTCGAAAGCTTTTTCAGAAACAAAAAAACCGATGCCGCGTTTGTTGTCAAAAATGCCTGATTCTTGCAAATTGGTATAAGCCCGCATTACCGTGTTGTGATTGACTTCAAACTCGGCAGCCAAATCCCGCACCGAAGCCACTCTATCACCAGCTTGCAATTGTCCTTCCAAAATTTGTTGGCAAAGGTTATCTACGATTTGCAGATAAATCCCTTTGGTTGATTTAAAATCCATATTAAACCTCCTTTTCTTTTAATTTGAAATAAGCTATTGCCAAAAAGAACATCCAAGAAAACAATGATAACGATACCATAAATAACTCAATACTAGTTAAATAATTAGTAATCTCAAATTCATTCAATTCAGTGTTGAAACCGTGTGTTTCTTCAGGATTAAATATATGAGACAACCCAACCGAAAATGTGATTGAAGCCATTAGTATAACTACAGATGCAATAATCGTTTTGGCTAAAGCATAACGTTTAAAATAAGTTGCTCCTGCAAAAAGATAAATTCCATAAGAGAACAATCCAAAAAACACAAATAAGATTTGCCAAGTATCCCAGATTTTGCCATTTGTTTGGGTTATCAGAAAAACATAATCAAAATAAGGAATTAGTGCAGGATCCATTAATTGTTCAACAGAATTATAATTAACTTTTTCGGGCATTAAAGAGGCTTTTGCCAATCGAATGCCTATCCAAAAAACACCTAACGCTATTGGAACAAACAATCCTATTCGAATCAAGAACTGAAGTGCTACTTTTTCGAAAGTAGAACCTGGAGTGAGCAAATAATTGCTCGTTTTAATTTTATCAGACAAATCTGGAAAGGCCGAACCAATAATAACACCAACATACATCATAAAAAAGGCAAAACAAATGATGTAATTTTGAAATACCGCATAATCGTGTTTTATCATACTTACCATTGAACTTTTTAGAAACATATAACCCAATATGTAGGTTATCAATCCTAGCCCAAGAATAGTTAAACCGTATTTTGTTTTATTGATTAACAAATCTTGTTTCAATAAATGGCTAAATCTTTTTATATTGAAGTGGTTATTAAACGGCATAGCTCTCGGATTTTAAGGTTACTTTATTGATGATGGCGTTAAAAAGCAATTCGATATCAATTTCGGTTTCTTCGATTGCATTGGCTGGTATAATGATACGATGACCGCCCAAACATTTTTCCTGATAAATTGGTGTTTCAATACCCGATAAACTGGTAACCGTCTTGAATTGCCATTGTTGGCTGATATCAAAAACAGATTCATTAAAAACCATTTTTCCTTCGTCCAGCACTACAATTTTATCAATAATGGTTTCAATATCTTTTACTTGATGCGTTGAAATCAATACCAATTGCTCATCAGTTACCGAGCTAACCAATATTTTTCGAAACAAACTCTTGGACGGAATATCCAAACCATTCGTTGGCTCGTCCAGAATCAGCAAACTGCAATTGGTGGATAAAGCAAAAGCAATCAGGAATTTTTTACGCTGTCCATGCGAAAGTCCGTTGAGGCTATTTTTTGAATCCAATTCAAATTCCTGTAAAATGTTGTTCATTTTCACATAATCGAATTTGGGATATAAAGGCGCAGTCGCCTTAATGTAAACCCCAATAGTTATCGAAGGAAATGAAAACTCCTCGGAAACCATATAAAGGTCTGCCAAAAAATCAGGCATTCGATCAAAGGGTTTGAAACCATTAATAATTAATTCGCCCATTTGCGGTTGCAACAATCCCGAAATCAACTGGAGAAAAGTAGATTTTCCTGCGCCGTTTTTGCCTAACAAGCCTACAATATTTCCGTTTTGTTGGTTGAAAGACAAATCAGTAAACAAAGCCTCCTGCTTTTTGTACTGAAAAGTTAAGTTTTGAATCTGTATCATAATATCACATTTTATTAGTGTACTAGTTTTGTAGTACACAAAGAAATGTATTTTGTTTGTAATAACCAAATTAGATTCTAATTATTTTTTTACACTAGGTTAAAGTTCTGTTTGTCATTCCGTAGGAATCTCTGCTTAATGTTGTTATCTTGCATTGGTTCTCCAAATTGGATTTCTCAAAATTTACTTGATTTTTTTAAAGCTATCCACATAGTCTGTGAGGAATATCATTCGTTTAATAAATAGTCAACCCAATAGTTTCATTCTTTGAAATTGCAATGAATAATAGCATTAAGCAGAGATTCCTACGGAATGACAAACGATACAAAAACTCAATAACTTTGAAATCAAGTGCCTCTTTTGCATCAATCTAACAGATTAATTTCACTCAAAAGCCATTAAATTCCAATTTACATTTCTATATTTGCTATTAAATGTAATTAAAACACTTATTCCAAACTATACCAAAAAAAATGAAAATCAACCAACTCCTTTGCAAAAGCATTGCCTTATTTTTGCTAATAAGCGTTAGCCTACAAGCTCAAAAATTAAAAAAAAATCAGTTTGATAATCCGTTAGCCTTACAACGCGCCGATCCATTTGTAACCAAAGCAGCGAACGGAACCTACTATTTTATTGCCACCGCTCCAGAATACGACCGAATCGAAATACGCAGTTCTAAAACCATCAACGGAATCAAAAATGCAAAACCTGTTGTAGTTTGGCGCAAACACGACAACGGCATTATGGGCAATCATATTTGGGCTCCCGAATTACACCGCATTGAAGGCAAATGGTACATTTATTTTGCAGCCGCTTCTACTCAAAACAAATGGGATATTCACAAATATGCACTCTCTAATCCATCCGAAGATCCAACCCAAGGCAGTTGGGCAGAAGAAGGTCAAATTAAAAGCAACGTAAATATTTTTTCGCTCGATGCTACGACTTTTGAACACAAAGGACAACGCTACATGATTTGGGTGGATAGAGCTAAAAAGGATAACACTGGATTATTTATTGCAAAAATGAGCAGTCCAACCACTTTAGAAGACATTCAAACGGTAATCACACAACCCGATTATCCTTGGGAAATGCACAAATACAAGGTAAACGAAGGTCCAGCGGTTCTTATCAGAAACGGAAAAGTTTTTGTTACTTTCTCTGCCAGTGCTACTGATGCTACTTATTGTCTCGGCTTACTTTGGGCTGATATTGATGCTAATTTGCTTGATGCAGCTTCTTGGCACAAACTGCCAGAACCTGTATTTTATACCAACGAAAAATTCAAACGCTATGGGCCAGGACACAACAGTTTTACCACTTCCGAAGATGGCAAAACCGATATTATGATTTACCATGCCCGTGATTATAAAGACATCATTGGCGATGCGTTAACGGATCCCAACCGTCATACTCGTGCTCGTGTTTTGAAATGGACAAAAGACGGAATGCCAGACTTTGGTCAAGAATTAGACGATAACGAAATGGCGTTAAAACAACAAAAGAAGAAGTAACATCTTTTATTTAAAAAAGCCAAAATCAAGATGTGAAAGTCTTGGTTTTGGCTTTTTATTTTTACTTTTTCTCATTGACAAACTCATAATACAAAGCCTTGGAAAGAAAAGAATCCCTTTGTCGTTTAAGAATCTCTTCTTCTCTTGAAACTTCTGAATATTGTCCATCCAGCTTTTTTAAGCTAAAATAATTTCTTCGAGTTTCATCGTTAAAATTCAAATCACTCAAAAACATTGGTTCTACTCCTTTATTAACAGAAATATTATAGTTGGTCACTAAATTCCCCCAATTGATATAACTGCAAATCAATAGGATTCCGTAGCAATACCAAACCATTTGATTGAAAAGGAAGGCATTTGTTTTCTGCTTGGTGATTTTCAATAAAGCGAAAAACAAACCAATTATTGCCAAAAATAAGAACGCATATACGCCCAATCGTTTGTAAGTCAATCCAAAATAAGAAATGTATTCAGTGTTTTTGATAAGCGTACTCAAAATCAAAATTCCATTTAGGAAAATCCAAACTTTAGACAATTGTTTTAAGTTTTTGGCTTTTTTATCAAAATTGAAACCTCCTTTAAAATAAAACAAAATAACACCAACCGCCATAATGATAGAGAAAATAACAGCATTTACTCGCTCGTGAGTCGCAGCACTCAATTTTGATTTTTCGATTACTTCAAAAAATTGTTCGTAATTGTAAGTAGCGATAAAAACCAAGAGCAATCCGTTTAGAAGCCATAAAGTAATTTCGCCACTTCGTCTTTCAAAATCAATATCTAGGAACGAAAAAGTAGGCTCATTCGAAACTTTCCTTTCATCAGTAAATTCATTTTGCAGTTTTGGATTTACTTCTAAACAGGTTTCTGGCACCCAATAATTCCAAAAAGTAAACGATATATAAAAACCAAATATTGAAATCAGAATGAGTTGAAAAAAATTCAAATCCAAACGATAATCAGTAAACAAAGAAGAGAAATGGTCGCTACCAAAAGCATAAACTGTAAAAAACAAAATCAGAAATAAAGCTGGAATAAAAACATAAGCAATCAGTTTTTTGGCAAAGTCATTTTTGATTTCTCGCTTTGGGAGCCATTGTCTTAAAATCAAAGGTCTTCCCAAAGAAGTAATTCCGTTGATGAAAATCAATGGAAAAACTTGTATCAACTTCAGTTTTTCTTGTGTTTTGAACTGTAAAAAAATAACCGAAAGTACTAAAGTCAAAAAAGAAACAAAATCGCCATACCAAGCAAAAGCCAAGCAAGACAAAACCGATGTAACTACAAGAGCCAAGTGCAACCTAGTAAACCGCTCCTGAAAGAAATAACAAATGATTCCTGTCAATACTAATCCGAAAATAGCCAGATTCACTCCTACTGACTCATTGTAAAATAGCAGTGTAAAAATGAAACTGCTCCCGAAAATTAAATGGTATTTTTTCATAATTTAAAAATTTAAAAGTACTTTGTATTTCAAAGTAAATGATTAAAAAAAGGGTTATTTAGATTTGAATAATTTTTCCAGACTGTTGAGATGCGAGACAAAAGATGCCCTGCCTAAATTGGTCACTCTATACGATGTTTTTGGTTTTTTGCCCACAAATTCTTTTTTTATTTCGATATAAGCTCCTTTCTCCAATGCCGAAGAATGACTGGCTAGATTGCCATCGGTAATGTTCAAAAGGGTTTTCATTTCGGTAAAATCTACCCAATCATTGACCATTAGAATGGACATAATACCCAATCTAACACGACTTTCAAAATCTTTATTTAGTTTGTCAATGATTCCCATTCGGATGGTTTTATTTGTGTTTTTTGAATACTATTAAACCGTACAAAATATGCAAAACACCAAATCCTATAATCCAAAAGATCAAACCATATCCTGGATAAAATAGCGATATACAGCCTAAAATCAATTGGCAAAAGCCTAAATATTTAATATCTGAAAACGTGTATTTCTCTGCATTTATCAATCCTAATCCATAAAACAACAAAGTAGCTGGAGCGATTAAAACATAGATTTGATGGTATAAAAGTGCCAAGCAAAATACACCACCTACACACAATGGAATGGCTAGATTTAATAACATTTTTTTGGTTGCAGTCGTCCAAATGGGTAAATTATTTTTTCTGCTTTTTCGTAAGGTGAAAAATATTCCAAAAGCCAAAGCGAAAAACAAAACGATAATGGCTATTAATACTAATTCTAAAACCATAGTTGCTGAATACAATTTTTGCCTTCCGTCAAAATAGTAAACACCATATGATTGAAGTATTTGATAAGCATACAATCCGCCAATCAAGGCAGATAAACCAGCAAATACTCCAGAGAGTCCGCTTAAGGATATAAATCGGGAAGAGCGTTCCATCATAGAACGGATGTGTGTTAAATCTTCTTGGTGCTTCTGATTCATAATTAAAGTACTTTGTAATACAAAGTTAAATTTAATTTTGAATTAGCCAACAAAAAATAGCAGTTTTTTATTTCAATTGTAAAAACAACAAAGCCCATTCGGTTGAACAGGCTTTGTATATTGGCTTTATAAAAATTTAATATTTTAATTTTATGCAATTTAAAATCAAAACCATCTTCTTCTTTTAAACAAAAACACCCCAAACAAAGAGAATAAAAATGAAATTAAAATAACTATTCCTACTCCATAAGGATTGCTTTCTAAATTATTGGGCACATTCATTCCGTACAAACTGGCTACTAGAGTTGGAATCATCAATAAGATAGAAATGGAAGTCATTTGCTTCATAATGGTATTCATATTATTCGAAATTACCGAAGCATAAGCATCCATTGTACCCGTTAAGATGTCGCTGTAAATATTAGTGGTTTCTTGTGCCTGACGCAATTCAATTTCTACGTCTTCCAATAATTCTGGATCAAAATGTTCTTTTTGTGATTTTATATTTTTGATGCGATGCAACAAAATATCATTCCCTTTCAAGGAAGTCATAAAGAAAACCAAACATTTTTCGATTTGTAATAACGCTTGTAATTCTTCATTCTTAATGGACTTTTCTAAATTTTCTTCTGCCAATTTGATTTTTTGATTGACTTGTTTCAAGTATTTCAAATACCAAACACTGGAAGACAAAAGTAATTTTAGAACCAAATCGAAATTATCTTTGATATTTATCCGTTTGCGTTTGGTGTAAGCCACAAAATCAGTCAGCATTTCGGTTTGATGAAAACTGACAGTAACACAAATTTCTCCCTTGAAAACAATACCCACAGGAATCGTTTGAAAAGGTAATTTTATATCATTACTCTTTACTGGAATTCGTAGTATAATTAACGTCCAGCCATTTTCTATCTCGAT from Flavobacterium eburneipallidum includes these protein-coding regions:
- a CDS encoding TonB-dependent receptor; translated protein: MKITLSFLVLLICCFSSFAQNTITLKGKILKDKTQSPIESATIYLIRSKDSSVVDYTISDKSGIFKLDTKKLAEKVILKVSGEGYEDFSQSLDKISADKDFGSLFLTEKVNALNEVVIKSVAPPVRVKKDTLEFNAASFKLRPDANVEALLRQLPGVVIDADKKITVNGKEVNQILVNGKSFFGEDGKVALQNLPAELIKKVQVSDTKTEEEKFTKQASTSNNASINLTIEKDKNKGFFGKLLAGYGTDKRYESSVLASYFKDKRRISFLGSANNINATGFSMDEVFDNMGGGRNNGSRAPRVGGGSGIIKSNLIGVNYADEWYKKSKSNGNYYYTNMESENKNKTESLSLLPDTSNRSESTSDSKRETTDHNFDFNFESEILPQTKLMIRPKIVKGLSKSYSESEGRTWNESNQEINKTNGWNSEESDRTNFVNDISVFKTMKRKGRYFTANFKNDNTNSDSNSFENRTILFELEPDKDVTQEQNVKSANKKDLFSGNFQYSEPITDSLSINIQLLSDWEKNTDDKKTFDFDNTTNTYSDLNELYSNFNTSTKFQIAPKAGFSINKKKFNIRVSTGTYMISQDNHSLYTGTSTDLKKNYIIPDASVNGSYRFSKTAGLYLFYDRRFSIPKDYQLLPVDVIYSPLYKVTGNPNLEAGKSHYVNLNYSNYDYKTRSGYYMYSSVTYNDNKIINSTEIDANGSQVSSYTNIAGTYTSYLGANYSKTFKKEAHSFGLDFGLYANYNFDKGYTNTQLFEAKTLGLSPTLRLNYDYGELLSIKPSYNFNYNTTTYDNSFLKSTSNRFHNAKIEITNKWPKKWVLGNDFGYSYNSNISPGFKKDFYLWNISLSYEFIKDMTFKIKVYDVLDQNQSASRYITPTAVIDSENTVLKRYAMFSLLYKFQNFETKKK
- a CDS encoding GntR family transcriptional regulator, with product MDFKSTKGIYLQIVDNLCQQILEGQLQAGDRVASVRDLAAEFEVNHNTVMRAYTNLQESGIFDNKRGIGFFVSEKAFELIKANEKANFFSQDLPDFLLKVKLLQLNSTDLTELVEVIKNNDNENI
- a CDS encoding ABC transporter ATP-binding protein, whose product is MIQIQNLTFQYKKQEALFTDLSFNQQNGNIVGLLGKNGAGKSTFLQLISGLLQPQMGELIINGFKPFDRMPDFLADLYMVSEEFSFPSITIGVYIKATAPLYPKFDYVKMNNILQEFELDSKNSLNGLSHGQRKKFLIAFALSTNCSLLILDEPTNGLDIPSKSLFRKILVSSVTDEQLVLISTHQVKDIETIIDKIVVLDEGKMVFNESVFDISQQWQFKTVTSLSGIETPIYQEKCLGGHRIIIPANAIEETEIDIELLFNAIINKVTLKSESYAV
- a CDS encoding glycoside hydrolase family 43 protein; the protein is MKINQLLCKSIALFLLISVSLQAQKLKKNQFDNPLALQRADPFVTKAANGTYYFIATAPEYDRIEIRSSKTINGIKNAKPVVVWRKHDNGIMGNHIWAPELHRIEGKWYIYFAAASTQNKWDIHKYALSNPSEDPTQGSWAEEGQIKSNVNIFSLDATTFEHKGQRYMIWVDRAKKDNTGLFIAKMSSPTTLEDIQTVITQPDYPWEMHKYKVNEGPAVLIRNGKVFVTFSASATDATYCLGLLWADIDANLLDAASWHKLPEPVFYTNEKFKRYGPGHNSFTTSEDGKTDIMIYHARDYKDIIGDALTDPNRHTRARVLKWTKDGMPDFGQELDDNEMALKQQKKK
- a CDS encoding DUF4153 domain-containing protein, whose translation is MKKYHLIFGSSFIFTLLFYNESVGVNLAIFGLVLTGIICYFFQERFTRLHLALVVTSVLSCLAFAWYGDFVSFLTLVLSVIFLQFKTQEKLKLIQVFPLIFINGITSLGRPLILRQWLPKREIKNDFAKKLIAYVFIPALFLILFFTVYAFGSDHFSSLFTDYRLDLNFFQLILISIFGFYISFTFWNYWVPETCLEVNPKLQNEFTDERKVSNEPTFSFLDIDFERRSGEITLWLLNGLLLVFIATYNYEQFFEVIEKSKLSAATHERVNAVIFSIIMAVGVILFYFKGGFNFDKKAKNLKQLSKVWIFLNGILILSTLIKNTEYISYFGLTYKRLGVYAFLFLAIIGLFFALLKITKQKTNAFLFNQMVWYCYGILLICSYINWGNLVTNYNISVNKGVEPMFLSDLNFNDETRRNYFSLKKLDGQYSEVSREEEILKRQRDSFLSKALYYEFVNEKK
- a CDS encoding winged helix-turn-helix domain-containing protein, which produces MGIIDKLNKDFESRVRLGIMSILMVNDWVDFTEMKTLLNITDGNLASHSSALEKGAYIEIKKEFVGKKPKTSYRVTNLGRASFVSHLNSLEKLFKSK
- a CDS encoding magnesium transporter CorA family protein translates to MKAFYKNNDGLIAVDAWIPNCWINIECPTETEKKYLLDELQIPEAFYNDIEDIDERPRIEIENGWTLIILRIPVKSNDIKLPFQTIPVGIVFKGEICVTVSFHQTEMLTDFVAYTKRKRINIKDNFDLVLKLLLSSSVWYLKYLKQVNQKIKLAEENLEKSIKNEELQALLQIEKCLVFFMTSLKGNDILLHRIKNIKSQKEHFDPELLEDVEIELRQAQETTNIYSDILTGTMDAYASVISNNMNTIMKQMTSISILLMIPTLVASLYGMNVPNNLESNPYGVGIVILISFLFSLFGVFLFKRRRWF